In one Thermosipho ferrireducens genomic region, the following are encoded:
- a CDS encoding YebC/PmpR family DNA-binding transcriptional regulator, which translates to MSGHNKWANIKHRKAAQDAKRSKIFTKLIREIIVAAREGGGDPESNPRLRAVIERARAANMPKDTIEKSIKKGTGELEGVDYQEIIYEAYAPAGVALYIYAMTDNKNRTAQELRHLLSKHGGSLAESGSVAWLFDRKGVIEIPKEKIADFEEFAMLAIDAGAEDIIEDDPVQVLTTPDTLTSVKETLAQNGYEGEAKITFIPKNTVHITGSDAEKVLKLISILEDNDDVQEVYANFDIDDAEMEEIMAKLEG; encoded by the coding sequence AAATGGGCTAATATTAAACACAGAAAAGCGGCCCAGGATGCTAAAAGATCTAAAATATTTACCAAGTTAATAAGAGAAATAATAGTTGCAGCAAGAGAAGGCGGAGGAGATCCTGAAAGTAACCCGAGGTTAAGGGCTGTAATTGAAAGAGCAAGAGCTGCTAATATGCCAAAAGATACTATTGAAAAATCCATAAAAAAAGGAACAGGGGAATTAGAAGGCGTAGATTACCAGGAAATAATATACGAAGCTTATGCACCAGCTGGAGTTGCACTTTATATTTATGCAATGACAGATAACAAAAATAGAACTGCTCAGGAATTAAGACATCTTTTAAGTAAGCATGGTGGATCGCTTGCGGAAAGTGGGTCAGTTGCATGGCTTTTCGATAGAAAAGGTGTAATAGAAATACCAAAGGAGAAAATAGCCGATTTTGAAGAGTTTGCTATGCTTGCTATTGATGCAGGAGCGGAAGACATTATAGAAGATGATCCTGTACAGGTATTAACCACCCCTGATACTTTAACAAGTGTTAAAGAAACACTTGCCCAGAATGGTTATGAAGGTGAAGCCAAGATAACATTTATTCCCAAAAATACTGTACATATAACAGGTTCGGATGCTGAAAAAGTTTTGAAGCTTATAAGTATTCTGGAAGACAATGATGATGTTCAGGAAGTTTACGCTAATTTTGATATAGATGATGCAGAAATGGAGGAAATAATGGCTAAACTTGAAGGATGA
- a CDS encoding CheR family methyltransferase: MEEFRKKRQFSNLGSQFGEIKEFPVEEFEWFIKKVKESFGLDLTGYKPHRVKRRIEMLIRKYSLSSYKEYYELLLKDNKKKEEFFDRLTINVTEFFRNPEKWWELRDRFLPKLLSERKNKFKAWSAGCSSGEEPYSLAILLEELKAPIGAKVLATDLDIGVLNKARLGKYEERSLVSTPQSYINKYFELLDSGKFMVKPSVKARVKFKQHNLLQDPFEKDFDIIICRNVVIYFELHAKEILYKKFAESLRSGGLLFVGSTERIFNYKQIGLTVVSPFIYQKL, from the coding sequence TTGGAAGAGTTCAGAAAAAAAAGGCAATTTTCAAACTTGGGTTCTCAATTTGGTGAAATTAAAGAGTTTCCAGTTGAAGAATTCGAGTGGTTTATTAAGAAAGTGAAAGAAAGTTTTGGACTGGATTTAACTGGTTATAAGCCACACCGGGTCAAGAGAAGAATAGAGATGTTAATTAGAAAATATAGTCTATCATCGTATAAGGAATATTACGAATTACTTTTAAAAGATAATAAGAAGAAAGAGGAATTTTTTGATAGGTTGACAATAAATGTTACAGAATTTTTTAGAAACCCGGAAAAATGGTGGGAATTAAGGGATCGATTTCTTCCCAAATTGTTATCTGAAAGAAAAAATAAGTTTAAAGCGTGGAGTGCTGGTTGTTCTTCTGGAGAGGAGCCGTATTCTCTTGCTATACTTTTAGAGGAACTTAAAGCCCCCATAGGAGCAAAAGTATTGGCTACTGATCTTGATATAGGCGTTTTAAATAAGGCAAGACTTGGAAAATATGAGGAAAGATCACTGGTAAGTACACCGCAATCTTATATAAATAAATATTTCGAATTACTTGATTCTGGAAAATTTATGGTTAAACCTTCTGTTAAGGCAAGGGTGAAATTTAAACAACATAATCTTTTGCAGGATCCATTTGAGAAAGATTTTGACATAATAATATGTAGAAATGTGGTTATATATTTTGAACTTCATGCAAAAGAGATTTTGTATAAAAAATTTGCAGAGTCTTTACGTTCGGGAGGGTTATTGTTTGTAGGTAGCACAGAGAGAATTTTTAATTACAAACAGATAGGACTTACTGTTGTGTCGCCTTTTATTTACCAGAAGTTGTAA
- a CDS encoding RluA family pseudouridine synthase, which yields MLNLIVTSREESWRLDRYVQEKSPDWISRTFIQKAIKNGEVTVNGRKKKPSYRVKIGDIITLNLPEKPEKVEILPENIPLSIIYEDKDIIVINKAPGIITHPTPSVTTGTLVNAILFHCKDLQGIGGELRPGIVHRLDKDTSGVIVVAKNDKAHQSLSQQFKDRVTEKVYAAVVHGNVKKDYGAIEVSLARNPVLRTKMAALEWGKPAVTYFKVIRRFSNIASLVFAYPKTGRTHQIRVHMKYMGNPLLGDELYGKGKKDEIYNVRRQMLHALRLSFYHPSTKEKVIFTAPLPEDFKNVLRTLSKLEES from the coding sequence ATGTTGAACTTAATAGTAACATCAAGGGAAGAAAGCTGGAGACTCGACAGGTACGTCCAGGAGAAATCGCCGGACTGGATTTCAAGAACATTTATTCAAAAGGCGATAAAAAATGGAGAAGTAACAGTGAATGGCAGGAAGAAGAAACCGAGTTACAGGGTGAAGATTGGGGATATAATTACCTTGAATCTTCCAGAAAAACCGGAGAAGGTGGAAATTCTTCCTGAGAATATACCATTATCGATAATATACGAGGATAAAGATATAATAGTAATCAACAAAGCTCCCGGAATAATAACTCATCCTACTCCTTCAGTAACTACAGGAACCTTAGTTAACGCGATATTGTTTCATTGTAAGGATTTACAGGGAATAGGAGGAGAACTCAGACCAGGAATTGTACACAGACTTGATAAAGACACGAGCGGAGTAATTGTTGTTGCAAAAAACGATAAAGCTCACCAGAGTCTTTCCCAGCAGTTCAAGGATAGAGTTACTGAAAAAGTATACGCTGCTGTTGTTCATGGGAATGTTAAAAAAGACTATGGAGCTATAGAGGTTTCTCTTGCGAGAAATCCGGTTCTTAGAACAAAAATGGCAGCACTTGAATGGGGAAAACCAGCCGTTACTTATTTTAAAGTAATCAGAAGATTTTCAAATATAGCCTCCCTTGTTTTTGCTTATCCCAAGACAGGAAGAACTCATCAAATAAGGGTTCATATGAAATATATGGGAAATCCTTTGCTTGGAGATGAATTATACGGAAAAGGAAAAAAAGATGAAATATACAATGTAAGGCGTCAAATGTTACACGCTTTAAGATTATCGTTTTATCATCCTTCCACCAAGGAAAAAGTTATTTTTACAGCTCCACTGCCAGAAGATTTTAAAAATGTATTGAGAACGCTTTCGAAATTAGAAGAATCATAG
- the ord gene encoding 2,4-diaminopentanoate dehydrogenase: MRIVSWGLGAMGKGIAKNIVESGYMKLVGAIDNNPALSGKDIGEILGTGNCGVTISETPDVIEKTNPDLVVIATSSFVKEVLPQIEYSIKSHANVITIAEEMAYPFDSHTEESLYIDSLARRYGVTVLGTGVNPGFVLDTLIISLTGVCNKVDKIVARRINDLSPFGKTVMETQGVGTTPEEFEEGLKSGKIVGHIGFPQSIMMIARALGWNIDRVEEERKPIISKVHRETPVVEVKPGMVAGCNHSAKAYIGNDVVIEMQHPQQIHPHLEGVETGDYIEIYGDPDIKLAIKPEIPGGKATIAIATNMIPIVIGAQSGLKCMADLPVPRSILSIK; this comes from the coding sequence ATGAGAATAGTGAGTTGGGGTCTTGGAGCTATGGGAAAAGGCATTGCGAAAAACATAGTGGAAAGTGGTTATATGAAACTTGTTGGAGCAATTGATAATAATCCTGCACTTTCCGGGAAAGACATAGGAGAAATTCTGGGAACAGGTAATTGCGGAGTGACAATAAGTGAAACGCCAGATGTTATAGAAAAAACCAATCCTGATCTTGTTGTGATTGCAACATCTTCTTTTGTGAAAGAAGTACTCCCTCAAATAGAATATTCTATAAAATCTCACGCAAACGTTATAACAATAGCAGAAGAAATGGCTTATCCATTCGATTCTCACACCGAAGAATCACTTTACATTGATAGTCTCGCACGAAGATACGGTGTTACTGTACTTGGAACTGGTGTAAATCCTGGTTTTGTTCTTGATACATTGATAATTTCTTTAACAGGGGTGTGTAACAAGGTTGATAAAATTGTTGCAAGAAGAATCAACGACCTATCTCCTTTTGGTAAAACGGTAATGGAAACACAAGGAGTAGGTACCACACCTGAAGAGTTTGAAGAAGGATTGAAAAGTGGAAAAATAGTGGGACACATAGGTTTTCCACAAAGTATTATGATGATTGCCCGGGCGCTGGGATGGAATATAGATAGAGTGGAAGAAGAAAGAAAACCAATTATTTCAAAAGTTCATAGAGAAACGCCAGTGGTAGAAGTAAAACCTGGAATGGTAGCGGGGTGTAATCATTCGGCAAAGGCTTATATAGGGAATGATGTTGTTATAGAAATGCAGCATCCACAGCAAATTCATCCACACCTTGAAGGAGTTGAAACAGGAGATTATATAGAGATTTACGGTGATCCAGATATTAAACTGGCGATAAAGCCGGAGATACCAGGTGGTAAAGCTACAATAGCAATAGCAACAAATATGATTCCAATTGTGATAGGAGCACAATCAGGACTAAAATGTATGGCTGATTTACCTGTTCCGCGTTCAATTCTTTCAATAAAGTAA
- the ortA gene encoding 2-amino-4-oxopentanoate thiolase subunit OrtA translates to MKARKGDWVQIQKTILKPEERTAPLPDDTKKVPFEMRVKGFLLNESAIEGDIVEIRTLTGRIVKGTLVSINPVYEHNFGEPVPELINVGLELRKILEGDNNA, encoded by the coding sequence ATGAAAGCCAGAAAAGGTGATTGGGTGCAAATACAGAAGACCATTTTAAAACCAGAAGAGCGAACAGCGCCACTTCCAGATGATACTAAAAAGGTTCCTTTTGAAATGAGAGTTAAAGGTTTTTTGTTAAATGAAAGTGCAATAGAAGGTGATATAGTTGAGATAAGAACATTAACAGGCAGGATAGTGAAAGGAACTCTGGTTTCAATTAATCCTGTGTATGAGCATAATTTTGGTGAACCAGTACCAGAACTCATTAATGTTGGATTGGAACTTAGAAAGATTTTAGAAGGTGATAACAATGCGTGA
- the ortB gene encoding 2-amino-4-oxopentanoate thiolase subunit OrtB, producing MRDVSYDAVMSRKNEIMKKAVGIDYKKFISSEIAFDYNKMMDEVGYDIETVKEIQKETGVGNTPLVELKQINKLIKKIAPKGKGARIFVKDEATNPSGSYKDRRASVSIYHAQKLGYKGVIAATSGNYGAAVASQAAKRGLKCIIVQECYDSKWIGQPEILEKARACEAYGAEVVQLTVGPELFYYTLVLLEETGYFNASLYTPYAIAGVETLGYEIAVQAKEITGRYPDAVVITHAGGGILTGTARGLKKAGAVDTQVIAASVNLRGLHMASDKDFNRKYFTTGHTGFGIPFVTFPDRSDVPKNAARALRYMDRYLLVTQGEVFYITEMLAQLEGIQRGPAGNTSLAAAFALALEMEEDKVIVVNETEYTGAGKLPSAQLTFARKMGMEIKRGDPVAEDLPGKRIVIPQHPSQIAYIELNMDNIRKSYVKEVIKRYGKKDFTKEEIEFMAEDTNTTPEKINNFIEEILGGE from the coding sequence ATGCGTGATGTATCTTATGATGCAGTAATGTCGAGAAAGAATGAAATAATGAAAAAAGCTGTCGGGATAGATTATAAAAAATTTATAAGCAGCGAGATAGCATTTGATTATAACAAAATGATGGACGAAGTGGGATACGATATAGAAACAGTAAAAGAGATTCAGAAAGAAACAGGTGTGGGGAATACACCACTTGTCGAGCTTAAGCAAATAAATAAACTTATAAAGAAAATAGCTCCTAAAGGTAAAGGGGCCCGAATATTTGTAAAGGATGAAGCCACAAATCCATCTGGAAGCTATAAAGATAGAAGAGCTTCTGTGAGCATTTATCACGCGCAAAAACTTGGATATAAAGGTGTTATTGCAGCCACAAGTGGAAACTATGGGGCTGCTGTAGCATCACAAGCTGCTAAAAGGGGCCTAAAATGTATAATAGTCCAGGAATGTTATGATAGCAAATGGATAGGTCAACCAGAAATTCTTGAAAAGGCAAGAGCATGTGAGGCTTATGGAGCAGAAGTTGTTCAGCTTACAGTTGGGCCAGAACTTTTTTATTATACGCTCGTATTGCTTGAAGAAACAGGGTATTTTAATGCGTCGCTTTATACACCATATGCAATTGCAGGTGTAGAAACACTGGGTTATGAGATAGCAGTTCAAGCAAAGGAAATAACAGGAAGATATCCTGATGCTGTTGTTATTACCCACGCTGGTGGTGGAATATTAACAGGAACAGCCCGTGGTCTAAAAAAGGCTGGCGCAGTTGATACTCAGGTGATAGCTGCAAGTGTTAATTTGCGAGGGCTTCATATGGCAAGTGATAAAGATTTTAATAGGAAATATTTTACAACGGGACACACTGGTTTTGGAATACCTTTTGTTACCTTTCCGGATAGATCGGATGTTCCCAAAAATGCTGCAAGAGCTTTAAGATATATGGATAGATATCTTCTGGTTACACAGGGAGAGGTATTTTACATAACTGAGATGTTAGCTCAGCTTGAAGGAATTCAAAGGGGACCTGCTGGTAACACATCTTTAGCTGCTGCTTTTGCATTAGCGCTCGAGATGGAAGAAGATAAAGTTATTGTTGTAAATGAAACAGAGTATACTGGTGCTGGAAAACTCCCATCTGCTCAACTTACATTTGCCAGAAAAATGGGGATGGAGATAAAGAGAGGAGATCCTGTAGCAGAAGATTTACCTGGGAAAAGAATAGTGATACCTCAACATCCGTCGCAAATCGCATATATAGAACTTAATATGGATAATATAAGAAAAAGTTATGTAAAAGAGGTTATAAAGAGATATGGAAAAAAAGACTTTACAAAAGAGGAAATAGAATTTATGGCGGAAGATACAAATACAACTCCCGAGAAAATTAATAATTTCATAGAAGAAATACTTGGAGGTGAATGA
- a CDS encoding ornithine aminomutase subunit alpha: MKPRKDDFEVRSKHLQKMSDKELNEYFWHLVEKVVDPLIELARTHTSPSVERSVLLRMGFNSMESTKLVDMIFQKGLLGKGAGHIVWRIAREKNLDVLTAGRELIAGKYWEDVDRIFKGVKNDAKA, from the coding sequence TTGAAACCACGTAAAGATGATTTTGAGGTTAGAAGTAAACATCTTCAAAAGATGTCAGATAAAGAATTAAACGAATATTTCTGGCACCTTGTAGAAAAAGTGGTTGATCCATTGATCGAACTTGCCAGAACTCATACTTCACCATCTGTAGAAAGATCAGTGCTTTTAAGAATGGGATTTAACAGTATGGAATCAACAAAACTTGTTGATATGATCTTTCAAAAAGGTTTGCTGGGAAAAGGAGCAGGTCATATAGTATGGAGAATAGCCAGAGAAAAAAACTTAGATGTGTTAACCGCAGGTAGAGAACTAATTGCTGGAAAATACTGGGAAGATGTAGACAGGATTTTCAAAGGGGTGAAAAATGATGCTAAAGCCTGA
- the oraE gene encoding D-ornithine 4,5-aminomutase subunit OraE: protein MMLKPDKPIDIDEILKDLDKYRPRRRGWTWRKRLKEGTKIGDYEYYQVSEDLKNSVPLPAAHYFGNIDPQPEVVITSEIASGRFEDDIRRMRMAAWHGADHIMVIRTLGQSHYDGLIEGTPEGVGGIPITRKQLRATRKALDLIEDEVGRPINFHSYVSGVAGPEIAVLFAEEGVNGAHQDPQYNVLYRGINPIRSFVDAAVAKKIMAWANMLQIDGAHNANASAKLAWTVMPELLVQHAINCMYSLKAGMKKEYIALSTVPPVVAPMPEFRYNLPYAVALRELFDGFKFRAQMNTRYIESDLFDATRIHVLNTLISRLTSADLQSTITPDEGRNVPWHVNSIRGVETAKHTLIALDGMKEYIKIDEQKIRERVRELKMRAILMLEEIIDMGGYFEALEAGMFVDNGYYPERIGDGIARKKDGEIAAGTVVPRESDYMAPVCEHFGYNNLPEKVEKPCDLIGGCTLHNPEKIQFIDELDETDNVNLRLEKVRDMKNRNVIKPEVEWFADGWIQLDMTFALPEELAEAAAITLCERLGLEEPAVISKTVLHPSEGTYLEIKARVPFEIEIDKLELPEKPETLPEEEIFEFVKNNPIHVVAGTVGNDEHSVGLREILDIKHGGIEKYGIKYTYLGTSVPPEKMIDAAIETGAKAILASMIITHNDVHVKNMKRLHELAIEKGIRDKILLIAGGTQIVNDLAIESGMDAGFGRGTKGVHVASFIVKKLKEKDK, encoded by the coding sequence ATGATGCTAAAGCCTGATAAACCAATTGATATAGATGAAATATTAAAGGATCTGGATAAATACCGTCCAAGAAGAAGAGGATGGACGTGGAGAAAAAGATTGAAAGAAGGCACAAAGATAGGAGATTATGAGTATTATCAGGTTAGTGAAGATTTAAAAAATAGTGTGCCACTTCCCGCTGCACATTATTTTGGAAATATAGATCCGCAACCTGAAGTTGTCATAACTTCAGAAATTGCTTCAGGAAGGTTTGAAGATGATATTAGAAGAATGAGAATGGCGGCGTGGCACGGGGCAGATCATATAATGGTTATAAGAACTCTTGGTCAATCCCATTATGATGGTCTTATAGAAGGAACACCAGAAGGTGTTGGAGGAATACCAATTACAAGGAAACAACTTCGTGCTACAAGGAAGGCGTTAGATTTAATAGAAGACGAGGTTGGACGACCTATCAATTTCCACAGTTACGTATCCGGAGTAGCAGGTCCAGAAATAGCGGTTTTATTTGCCGAAGAAGGTGTAAATGGAGCGCACCAGGACCCACAGTATAACGTGCTTTACAGAGGTATAAATCCCATAAGGTCTTTTGTTGATGCAGCTGTTGCTAAAAAAATAATGGCGTGGGCGAATATGTTGCAGATTGATGGAGCGCATAACGCGAACGCTTCCGCAAAACTTGCCTGGACTGTGATGCCGGAACTTCTGGTGCAGCACGCTATAAACTGTATGTACTCTCTTAAAGCAGGAATGAAGAAAGAGTATATAGCCCTCTCTACAGTTCCACCGGTTGTTGCACCGATGCCTGAATTTAGATATAACTTGCCGTATGCTGTTGCTTTACGAGAATTGTTTGACGGATTTAAGTTTAGGGCCCAGATGAATACAAGATACATTGAATCTGATCTTTTTGATGCTACAAGAATTCACGTGCTTAATACACTTATTTCAAGACTTACTTCTGCTGACTTACAATCTACAATAACACCTGACGAAGGAAGAAATGTACCATGGCATGTAAACTCAATTCGTGGTGTTGAAACAGCCAAGCATACTCTTATAGCTCTTGATGGAATGAAAGAGTATATAAAAATAGATGAACAAAAAATAAGAGAGCGAGTAAGAGAACTTAAAATGAGAGCTATCTTGATGTTAGAGGAAATAATAGATATGGGAGGTTACTTTGAGGCTTTAGAAGCGGGAATGTTTGTTGACAATGGTTATTACCCGGAACGAATTGGAGATGGAATTGCCAGGAAAAAGGATGGAGAAATAGCTGCCGGGACTGTGGTACCGCGAGAGTCTGATTATATGGCACCTGTATGTGAACATTTTGGATATAACAATTTACCGGAAAAAGTTGAAAAGCCATGTGATTTAATAGGTGGATGTACTCTGCATAATCCAGAAAAAATTCAATTTATTGATGAACTTGATGAAACAGATAATGTAAACTTGAGACTTGAGAAAGTCCGAGACATGAAAAATAGAAACGTTATAAAACCAGAAGTTGAATGGTTCGCCGACGGGTGGATTCAATTAGATATGACATTTGCACTACCTGAAGAGCTGGCAGAAGCTGCAGCAATAACATTATGTGAGCGTTTAGGTTTAGAAGAACCTGCTGTAATAAGTAAAACTGTTTTACATCCATCAGAAGGAACTTATTTAGAAATAAAGGCCAGAGTTCCGTTTGAAATAGAAATTGATAAACTTGAACTTCCTGAAAAACCTGAAACGCTTCCTGAAGAGGAAATTTTTGAATTTGTGAAAAACAATCCTATACATGTTGTTGCTGGTACAGTTGGAAATGATGAACATTCAGTTGGATTGAGAGAAATTCTTGATATAAAACATGGTGGTATAGAAAAATACGGCATAAAGTACACTTATCTTGGAACAAGTGTTCCACCTGAGAAAATGATAGACGCAGCAATTGAAACAGGAGCAAAAGCTATACTTGCTTCTATGATCATTACACATAATGATGTTCATGTAAAAAATATGAAGCGATTGCATGAATTAGCCATTGAAAAAGGTATTCGTGATAAAATACTTTTGATAGCAGGTGGGACTCAAATAGTCAATGACTTAGCAATTGAAAGTGGTATGGACGCAGGATTTGGAAGAGGTACGAAAGGGGTGCATGTAGCATCATTTATAGTGAAAAAGTTAAAAGAAAAAGACAAATGA
- a CDS encoding VanZ family protein produces MIYRIIFVAIAMVVAIASFIPLQMDSYPNQDKTYHILAYIPIGFFGFLGFSKYSWLFGVIPGLLEIVQPYFGRVSSIWDFLFSFLGMAYGILIAERLFPLFRTTK; encoded by the coding sequence ATGATTTATAGAATAATATTTGTGGCTATTGCCATGGTTGTGGCAATAGCCTCTTTTATTCCGTTACAAATGGACAGCTATCCTAACCAGGACAAAACTTATCATATATTAGCGTATATTCCAATAGGTTTTTTTGGCTTTCTTGGATTTAGCAAATACTCCTGGCTTTTTGGTGTTATACCAGGACTTTTAGAAATAGTACAACCGTATTTTGGAAGAGTATCAAGCATCTGGGATTTTCTTTTTAGTTTTCTTGGAATGGCGTATGGAATACTTATTGCAGAGCGATTATTCCCACTATTCCGGACAACAAAATAA
- a CDS encoding chromate transporter: protein MLELFLTFAGIGFLAFGGGWSVLGIIQDTVIQKGWLTRVEFKEIISVAQMTPGPVLLNTATYVGLKIHGIVGALLTTSAVLISPIIFTSLLFVFRNQIIKNKRLISALKYGVTFLIMVTLQSLLLKIDSTISLVIAFISFMFFIKTKMDPIYIILLSGIVGIIALQ, encoded by the coding sequence TTGTTAGAGTTATTTTTAACCTTTGCAGGAATTGGGTTTCTCGCTTTTGGTGGAGGATGGTCTGTTTTAGGAATCATTCAGGATACAGTCATTCAAAAAGGATGGTTAACCAGAGTTGAATTTAAAGAAATTATCTCTGTTGCCCAAATGACACCAGGTCCTGTACTGCTAAATACAGCTACCTATGTAGGTCTTAAAATTCACGGTATTGTTGGGGCTTTATTAACCACAAGTGCCGTACTAATCTCTCCAATAATTTTTACTTCGTTGCTCTTTGTATTTAGAAATCAAATAATAAAAAATAAAAGATTAATCTCAGCTCTAAAATACGGTGTTACTTTTCTTATAATGGTAACTTTACAATCTTTGTTACTTAAAATAGATAGTACTATTTCTTTAGTAATCGCCTTTATCTCTTTTATGTTCTTTATCAAAACTAAAATGGATCCCATATACATTATTTTGTTGTCCGGAATAGTGGGAATAATCGCTCTGCAATAA
- a CDS encoding L,D-transpeptidase family protein has translation MKRILIIMLIAISVIIAFSAHKITIESVTSTGVTLEVIPYYETKTLPRVYVYGPTGFQIAKHKKDNLYSIPNMNSDWLIPIVYGTNVNGNIIFGSVSKPILYLNDFKSGIKIKVLTNPDDLSMTVSVESNLNIFKAYVDDLELMHFEADGVKILFTDKKRGEGINILRIFFKLPNNRVKRVEYKLFTLAGYTTYLRGDSTPYVVQIKGIHKVQRGENLWEIATKYGVRTADLQIINNLEDPDKIYPGMKIKIGIVQFTEGLTTVVVNLSTSRLAVYYAGKLVKVFPVAIGRSDAMPPGNYWIYDKRIDPALYWYGEYIPPSSPINGLGTRYLQFSDPTYGIHGTSKPWEIGRRISHGCVRMNNKDVEALDAFVDLGSPVIVIKNYEDFPQELEKLPEFIAFRTSLKDKFAN, from the coding sequence TTGAAAAGGATTCTGATTATAATGCTAATAGCAATAAGTGTTATAATTGCATTTTCTGCGCATAAAATAACAATTGAAAGTGTAACTTCTACAGGAGTTACACTGGAGGTAATACCTTACTATGAAACTAAAACACTACCCAGAGTTTATGTTTATGGCCCTACAGGTTTTCAAATAGCAAAACACAAAAAGGATAATTTATATTCTATTCCAAACATGAATTCTGATTGGTTGATACCAATAGTTTACGGTACAAATGTTAACGGTAATATTATTTTTGGGAGTGTTTCTAAACCTATATTATACCTTAATGATTTTAAATCGGGTATAAAAATAAAAGTTTTGACCAATCCAGATGATCTTTCTATGACAGTTTCTGTGGAAAGTAATCTGAATATTTTTAAAGCGTATGTTGACGATTTAGAGCTTATGCATTTTGAGGCTGATGGGGTTAAGATATTATTTACAGATAAGAAAAGAGGAGAAGGGATTAATATACTGCGGATTTTCTTTAAACTTCCAAATAATAGAGTAAAGAGAGTAGAATATAAATTATTTACACTGGCAGGGTATACAACATATCTGCGCGGAGATTCAACTCCTTATGTTGTGCAAATAAAAGGAATTCACAAAGTGCAACGCGGGGAGAATTTATGGGAAATAGCAACTAAATATGGAGTAAGAACAGCTGATTTACAGATAATAAATAACCTTGAAGATCCAGATAAAATTTATCCTGGAATGAAAATAAAAATAGGTATTGTTCAATTTACAGAAGGTCTAACAACGGTGGTTGTCAACCTTTCAACTTCCAGACTGGCAGTTTACTATGCTGGCAAACTTGTAAAGGTGTTTCCTGTTGCTATCGGAAGAAGTGATGCGATGCCTCCAGGAAATTATTGGATTTACGATAAAAGAATAGATCCAGCTTTGTATTGGTATGGAGAGTATATCCCACCAAGTTCACCTATAAACGGACTTGGTACCAGGTATTTGCAGTTTTCTGATCCAACTTACGGCATTCATGGAACTTCAAAACCATGGGAAATAGGCCGCAGGATTTCACACGGTTGTGTAAGGATGAATAATAAAGATGTAGAAGCATTGGATGCGTTTGTGGATCTGGGAAGTCCTGTGATAGTAATAAAAAATTATGAGGATTTTCCACAAGAACTTGAAAAATTGCCAGAATTTATAGCTTTTAGAACTTCTTTGAAGGATAAGTTTGCAAATTGA